One region of Manis pentadactyla isolate mManPen7 chromosome 9, mManPen7.hap1, whole genome shotgun sequence genomic DNA includes:
- the HBE1 gene encoding hemoglobin subunit epsilon — protein MVHFSGEEKAAITSLWSKVDVEEAGGQALGRLLVVYPWTQRFFDNFGNLSSSSAIMGNPKVKSHGKKVLTSFGDAIKNLDNLKNTFAKLSELHCDKLHVDPENFRLLGNVLVVVLASHFGREFTPDVQASWQKLVAGVANALAHKYH, from the exons ATGGTGCATTTCTCTGGGGAGGAGAAGGCTGCCATCACTAGCCTGTGGAGCAAAGTGGATGTGGAGGAGGCTGGAGGCCAGGCCCTGGGCAG GCTCCTGGTCGTCTACCCCTGGACCCAGAGGTTCTTTGACAATTTTGGCaatctctcctcttcctctgctATAATGGGCAATCCCAAGGTCAAATCCCATGGCAAGAAGGTGCTGACCTCCTTTGGAGATGCTATTAAGAACTTGGACAACCTGAAGAACACCTTTGCTAAGCTGAGTGAACTGCACTGTGACAAGCTTCACGTGGATCCTGAGAACTTCAGG CTCCTGGGCAACGTGCTGGTGGTTGTTCTGGCTTCTCACTTCGGCAGGGAATTCACCCCTGATGTGCAGGCTTCCTGGCAGAAGCTGGTAGCTGGTGTTGCCAATGCCCTGGCCCACAAGTACCACTGA